In a single window of the Bos javanicus breed banteng chromosome 16, ARS-OSU_banteng_1.0, whole genome shotgun sequence genome:
- the LOC133227360 gene encoding PRAME family member 8-like: MSIRKPLRLLNLARKSLLTDEALTISTLEHLPIELFPPLFMEAFCGRHRKTLKALVQAWPFVRLPLGGLMQMPHLLTLQAVLDGLDVLLTQKDRPRRCKLRVLDLRNTGQDFWRMWSGSSIHVSSSFSMAPGAEDRLRTEQPLAPFEVFIELHLKERSMDGFLTCLMRWVEQRKASIHLCCKKLRILSLSMDKIMKVLSIVQLDCIQEVYVDRTWHLSTLATFAPLLGQMSNLQKLLISHIHMPDPEEQEEEHIVRITSQFLRLHHFRDLHLESPFYLEGCLDQMLRCLMTPLDNLGITRCLLTNSDLTHLSQSPNISQLKGLDLSGVTMTYSSPELLPALLEKVSATLQELYLEQCGIRDSHLESILHILSRCFQLMSFSLHGNLLSMAILEKLLRHTSGLPRLSQELYPVPQESFSSDGILQPRRLSQCQTELVEILEDLGHPRTICISFMPLSTLWR, translated from the exons ATGAGTATCCGGAAACCCCTGAGACTCCTGAACCTGGCAAGAAAGAGCCTACTAACCGATGAGGCCTTGACCATTTCTACTCTGGAGCATCTGCCCATCGAGCTCTTCCCCCCACTCTTCATGGAAGCGTTCTGTGGAAGACACAGAAAGACCTTAAAGGCCTTGGTGCAAGCCTGGCCCTTTGTCCGCCTGCCTCTGGGGGGCCTGATGCAAATGCCTCATCTGCTAACGTTACAAGCAGTGCTCGATGGACTTGATGTCCTGCTCACACAGAAGGATCGTCCAAG GAGGTGCAAACTGCGTGTGCTGGATTTAAGGAATACTGGCCAGGACTTCTGGAGAATGTGGTCTGGATCCAGCATCCATGTGTCCTCAAGCTTTTCAATGGCACCAGGGGCTGAGGACAGGTTGAGGACCGAGCAGCCCTTGGCTCCCTTCGAGGTGTTCATAGAACTTCACCTCAAGGAAAGGAGCATGGATGGATTTCTCACCTGCCTTATGAGATGGGTGGAGCAGAGGAAAGCGTCCATACACCTGTGCTGTAAGAAGCTGAGGATTCTTTCACTTTCCATGGATAAAATTATGAAGGTCCTGAGCATAGTGCAGCTGGACTGTATCCAGGAGGTATACGTGGATCGCACCTGGCATCTGTCCACCCTGGCCACATTTGCTCCTCTCCTGGGCCAGATGAGCAATTTGCAGAAACTCCTCATCTCCCACATCCACATGCCTGATCCtgaggagcaggaggaagagcacATTGTCAGAATTACTTCTCAGTTCCTAAGGCTGCACCACTTCCGGGATCTCCATCTGGAATCCCCCTTCTACCTTGAAGGCTGCCTGGACCAGATGCTCAG GTGCCTGATGACCCCATTGGACAACCTTGGGATTACTCGCTGCCTGCTTACAAATTCAGACCTGACCCATCTGTCTCAGAGTCCAAACATCAGTCAGCTAAAGGGCCTGGATCTGAGTGGGGTCACCATGACCTACTCTAGTCCTGAGCTCCTCCCAGCTCTGCTGGAGAAAGTTTCAGCCACCCTCCAGGAGCTGTACTTAGAGCAATGTGGTATCAGGGACTCCCACTTGGAATCCATTCTGCATATCTTGAGCCGCTGTTTCCAGCTCATGTCCTTCAGTCTGCATGGGAACCTCCTCTCCATGGCCATCCTGGAAAAGCTGCTGCGACACACCTCTGGGCTGCCCAGGTTAAGTCAAGAGCTATACCCTGTCCCTCAGGAAAGTTTCAGCTCTGATGGGATCCTCCAACCCAGGAGACTTTCCCAGTGTCAGACTGAACTGGTTGAGATCCTGGAGGACTTGGGACATCCCAGGACCATCTGCATTAGCTTCATGCCCCTGTCCACCCTGTGGAGATAA